Part of the Sinorhizobium terangae genome is shown below.
GCCCACGCGAACGCTCACCGAAATTCGCAACGGTTGAGGGGAGACAGAGCGCCCCGGCCACCTTACACCTGAATCTGAGGCACTCTTCGTTACCCCCCTCTGCCCTGCCGGGCATCTCCCCCACAAGGGGGGAGATTGGCATGCTTCAACGCTTTCGCAGTTCGCAAACGTCGCACTGCGCACGAATTGATCAGTTGAAGAGGCAGGTGCGGCATTTTCCGCAATGAAACCAACGCGGGCGGACAAATGAGGCAGGGAGCCCGCATCGCGCCGATCTCCCCCCTTGTGGGGGAGATGCCCGGCAGGGCAGAGAGGGGTATCGCAGCGGTTCGCTCGGCAGGCGGCAAACCTTGTCAGCTGCGGATATGCAGCGTTTGCTGATAGACTGCGGTAGAGCGAGCGCCGGAACGGCAATAGCCGAGCATCGGGCGCTGGAACTCGTCGAGCGCATCGACCATGCGGGTCACCGCGTCGGCGGTCACGCCCATCGGACCGACGGGAATGTGCGTGATCTCCAGACCCAGCTCGGCGGCGCGCGCGGCGATCGCATCGAAGGTCGGCTGATCGGGGGTCTCA
Proteins encoded:
- a CDS encoding TIGR01244 family sulfur transferase, whose product is MDIRQINDEYSVSGQITVEDLDEIKALGFKSIVCHRPDFETPDQPTFDAIAARAAELGLEITHIPVGPMGVTADAVTRMVDALDEFQRPMLGYCRSGARSTAVYQQTLHIRS